Proteins from a single region of Desulfobacter postgatei 2ac9:
- a CDS encoding acyltransferase produces MISDKRPYYIKQAWYRLQDFYVRRYLVPQLNSLGPHPYIIKPWYIELFGAPISIGSHVTLLGCPDKRTRLTVWSEKKDIDGIRIGDHVLISPGVRISAANSIRIADSCMLASNAYITDSDWHGIYDRSLPPATRSKVVLNENVWIGDSAIVCKGVTIGENTIIGAGAVVTCDIPANTVAAGNPARVIRELDPAREIITRKDRYGDTEKMTMVLAAAEKECLKGNTFWGWIRSLIAPGRD; encoded by the coding sequence ATGATCAGCGATAAACGCCCATATTATATTAAACAGGCCTGGTACCGGCTCCAGGATTTTTATGTCCGCCGTTATCTTGTTCCTCAGCTCAATTCCCTGGGACCTCACCCTTATATAATTAAACCCTGGTATATTGAATTGTTCGGCGCCCCCATCTCCATCGGCAGTCATGTGACCCTGCTGGGGTGCCCGGACAAACGAACCCGGCTGACGGTGTGGTCCGAAAAAAAAGATATTGACGGTATCCGTATCGGGGACCATGTGCTGATTTCTCCGGGCGTACGGATTTCAGCGGCCAATTCCATTCGTATTGCAGACTCATGTATGCTGGCCAGCAACGCATATATTACGGATTCAGACTGGCACGGTATTTACGACAGATCGTTGCCGCCTGCCACTCGGTCAAAGGTGGTGCTGAACGAAAATGTGTGGATCGGAGATTCCGCCATTGTGTGCAAGGGTGTAACCATTGGGGAAAATACCATCATCGGCGCAGGTGCTGTTGTCACTTGCGACATTCCGGCCAATACTGTGGCTGCAGGCAACCCCGCCAGGGTCATCCGGGAACTTGATCCTGCCCGGGAAATCATCACCCGTAAAGACCGGTACGGCGATACGGAAAAGATGACAATGGTTCTGGCGGCTGCTGAAAAAGAGTGCCTGAAAGGAAATACGTTTTGGGGGTGGATTCGCAGTCTTATTGCACCCGGCAGGGACTGA
- a CDS encoding ATP-binding protein, which translates to MKTYTKILLPTLPLVFFFLATTIVITYHFSQKALLDLGDIWLSTQLKMAMEIIREQEKILHDYGLESVPAGIAKAKQDATARIRNIAIGNTGFVFIMDRSGAIISHPNKYLNDTDLSREEWFSSLTDQGGRKIIDLSGERLLVRFGYFTPWKWYVLAVDPTDEVFGGINRIQPYLYGLFISIAIIISLVLMFFTARLTRPIKALLLGTQAFGKGNLDTRIDIESDDEFGLLAKEFNRMAFRLQDSLYALKQNEEHFRALIENATDMIWILDRERVFRYVSPSTFRILGYQPKALIGRCAQELIHPQEKEELIEIFTLRPDSLVQTHPTVIRFKHEANDWRTLECISKNLMDHPTIKGMVINLRDITKRKQAEQALKRYQQELENRVQKRTRELQTANKALNNEIQIRRQKENELERANRVKSEFLANVSHEIRTPLNAILGFSELLETMITEKQQLSYLSAINTAGKNLAGLINDILDLSKMEAGKLKINRKPVLLNSLFNEIYRLFKIKLKTKNLNFLIELPQNDTSALALDEMRLRQVIINLVGNAVKFTEFGTISLKAQIRTNPQNEENCVDLIIQVADTGIGICETQQDKIFEAFEQASAGTSRKFGGTGLGLAICKQLIELMGGNLSVSSKPEQGSLFTIFMPGVKQYHTDILAPAQANKSTWASMKFAKDRILIVDDQWEIRFMLREVLEKINLEVIEAANGLQALEHAKAQKPALIFIDLKMPETNGMETAARLKADHDIAHIPICLMTAGMTPWSEDELESRGFACTIAKPIAIDSLMAVLTRFIKPVSDSAQKAAAPRPLDTLDKESLPDQFLARLHKDIIPHIPQTQKAMKISDIQRFAVRITETGKAFNVEEFKTFGKELFQLSKTFDIEKIQTCLEYFIQTMNRISHI; encoded by the coding sequence ATGAAAACCTACACCAAAATCCTGCTTCCGACCCTCCCGCTTGTGTTTTTCTTTCTGGCGACAACCATTGTGATCACTTACCATTTTTCTCAGAAAGCCCTTCTTGATCTTGGGGATATCTGGCTTTCCACGCAGTTAAAGATGGCCATGGAAATAATTCGGGAACAAGAAAAAATTCTTCATGACTACGGCCTGGAAAGCGTCCCGGCCGGCATTGCCAAGGCAAAACAGGACGCAACAGCCCGTATCCGGAACATCGCCATCGGGAATACAGGATTTGTTTTTATAATGGATCGCAGCGGAGCTATTATCTCCCATCCCAATAAATACCTTAATGATACGGACCTGAGTCGAGAAGAATGGTTTTCTTCTCTGACAGATCAGGGGGGCAGAAAAATTATTGACCTCTCAGGGGAGCGCCTCCTTGTTCGATTTGGGTATTTTACACCCTGGAAATGGTACGTTCTGGCGGTGGATCCCACAGATGAGGTGTTCGGCGGCATCAATCGGATTCAGCCCTATCTGTATGGATTGTTTATTTCAATCGCCATTATCATCTCCCTGGTTTTGATGTTTTTTACCGCACGCCTGACCCGTCCGATCAAGGCGCTTCTTTTAGGCACCCAGGCCTTTGGCAAAGGCAACCTTGACACCAGAATCGATATTGAGTCCGATGATGAATTCGGTCTTTTGGCAAAAGAATTCAACCGGATGGCATTCAGACTCCAGGACAGTTTATACGCATTAAAACAGAATGAAGAGCATTTCAGAGCGTTAATTGAAAATGCCACCGATATGATATGGATTCTTGACCGGGAAAGGGTTTTCCGCTATGTAAGCCCGTCTACATTCCGGATTCTTGGATATCAGCCCAAAGCACTTATAGGCCGTTGTGCTCAGGAGTTGATACATCCCCAGGAAAAAGAGGAATTAATCGAAATATTCACACTCAGGCCAGACTCTTTGGTCCAGACACATCCAACAGTCATACGGTTCAAACACGAGGCCAATGACTGGCGCACGCTTGAATGTATTTCCAAAAATCTCATGGATCACCCCACCATCAAAGGGATGGTTATTAACCTAAGAGATATCACTAAACGCAAACAGGCGGAACAAGCCCTGAAACGGTACCAGCAGGAATTGGAAAACCGGGTACAAAAACGTACCAGAGAACTTCAAACAGCCAACAAAGCCTTGAACAACGAAATCCAAATCCGCAGACAAAAAGAAAATGAACTGGAACGGGCAAACCGGGTAAAAAGTGAATTTCTGGCCAATGTCAGCCATGAAATCCGAACACCCTTGAACGCGATTCTTGGGTTCAGCGAACTTTTGGAAACAATGATCACTGAAAAGCAGCAGCTCAGTTACCTTTCAGCCATTAATACAGCCGGAAAAAACCTTGCCGGCCTGATCAACGACATACTTGACCTGTCCAAAATGGAGGCCGGCAAACTGAAAATTAACCGGAAACCGGTCCTCTTAAACTCATTGTTCAATGAAATATACAGACTGTTCAAAATAAAACTGAAAACAAAAAATCTGAACTTTTTGATTGAACTGCCCCAAAATGACACAAGCGCCCTGGCCCTGGATGAAATGCGTTTGCGCCAGGTCATTATCAATCTGGTGGGAAATGCCGTGAAATTCACCGAATTCGGCACAATATCCCTTAAAGCACAAATTCGTACAAACCCGCAAAATGAGGAAAATTGCGTAGATCTTATTATCCAGGTGGCAGATACAGGTATTGGTATTTGTGAAACCCAGCAGGATAAAATATTTGAGGCGTTTGAACAGGCCTCGGCCGGAACCAGCCGGAAATTCGGCGGCACGGGCCTCGGGCTGGCCATCTGCAAACAGCTTATAGAGCTTATGGGCGGAAATCTTTCCGTGTCAAGCAAACCGGAGCAAGGCAGTCTGTTTACCATCTTCATGCCGGGTGTTAAGCAATATCACACTGACATTCTTGCACCTGCACAAGCAAACAAATCAACTTGGGCCAGCATGAAGTTTGCCAAAGATCGGATTCTTATTGTGGATGACCAGTGGGAAATCCGGTTCATGCTCAGGGAAGTCCTGGAAAAAATCAATCTTGAAGTCATTGAAGCGGCAAACGGGCTCCAGGCGCTTGAGCATGCCAAAGCCCAGAAACCTGCGCTGATATTCATAGATCTGAAAATGCCTGAAACAAACGGTATGGAAACCGCAGCACGTTTGAAAGCAGACCACGACATTGCCCATATTCCCATATGTCTTATGACCGCCGGCATGACGCCATGGTCCGAAGATGAACTTGAATCCCGGGGATTTGCCTGTACTATTGCCAAGCCCATCGCCATAGACAGCCTGATGGCCGTTTTAACACGGTTCATCAAGCCGGTGTCTGATTCAGCTCAGAAAGCTGCTGCGCCAAGGCCCCTGGACACCCTGGACAAAGAGAGCCTGCCCGACCAATTCTTGGCCAGATTGCACAAGGATATTATCCCGCATATTCCACAAACCCAAAAAGCAATGAAAATATCCGATATCCAGCGATTTGCCGTAAGGATCACTGAAACCGGAAAAGCCTTTAACGTCGAAGAGTTCAAGACATTTGGAAAAGAGCTTTTCCAGCTATCTAAAACCTTTGACATTGAAAAGATCCAGACCTGCCTTGAATATTTTATCCAGACCATGAATCGGATAAGTCATATTTGA
- a CDS encoding DUF2868 domain-containing protein: MILPIKDIIDLDFLLGLDEDQENIDTKAIASRDRDIFRRIKNGDRLDDAGLIAGWLEYRRLLFFQETDNADPGAKLPGALFESFYTWIVRGMFACGLAAGGLCAYSFLAYHGSRPVNVTLFITVFILFPALLCLSAALVGLHQFRSGPAESGWTGVLHRLSMRLFIDKFMGRLQKLTAPLQKHFPQFSKNSGDLLHLDTRPFRSILFWLVFIALSLGALGFSVGALGGTFFRIMVTDLAFGWQSTLLTSGESVYRLVSWLALPWSWVMPDMFVPTLEQIEGSRIVLKEGMAGLASEHLAAWWPFLCMGMMVYALIPRVVLVGFAHTARTLALARFDLSRPGYQRLLMRMRSPRMGMNIKETGGSRAEFRAPLPRPEPAPVVEKDQSPIVVPQPHAILNTPEPEPEAKPEPKADVKSEPRPPIVSDEPRVKKNTPGALVLGSAMGFEENDMEQIRAGLEQQFGLHVAATVGIHFDFDQDQDQIAAHVKDLGQVHLIVLQEVWQPPIRGLLYYFVQIRETFPDLPLWIVMIRTMEQGEKDVAPSDVNFQVWKSAVKQLNDPLMAIERWMSL; the protein is encoded by the coding sequence ATGATTCTGCCTATTAAAGATATTATTGATCTTGATTTTCTCCTGGGCCTGGATGAAGACCAGGAAAATATTGATACTAAGGCCATTGCGTCCCGGGACAGGGATATCTTCCGCCGGATTAAAAATGGCGACCGTCTGGATGATGCCGGACTGATTGCAGGATGGCTGGAATATCGGCGCCTGTTGTTTTTCCAAGAGACCGACAACGCAGACCCCGGAGCTAAGCTTCCTGGTGCGTTATTTGAGTCTTTTTACACCTGGATTGTCAGGGGGATGTTTGCCTGTGGCCTGGCTGCCGGAGGTTTGTGTGCATATTCGTTTCTGGCTTACCATGGCAGTCGGCCTGTGAATGTGACTTTGTTTATTACTGTGTTTATTTTGTTTCCGGCATTGCTTTGCCTATCTGCCGCGCTGGTGGGGTTGCATCAGTTCCGGTCAGGCCCTGCCGAGTCGGGCTGGACCGGCGTGCTGCACCGATTGTCGATGCGTTTGTTTATTGATAAATTCATGGGACGGTTGCAGAAATTGACAGCACCGCTTCAAAAGCATTTTCCCCAATTTTCCAAAAATAGCGGTGATCTGCTGCATCTGGATACCCGGCCCTTCCGGAGTATTCTGTTCTGGCTGGTGTTCATTGCCTTGTCCCTGGGGGCGCTGGGATTTTCTGTCGGGGCGCTTGGCGGCACCTTTTTCAGGATTATGGTTACAGATCTGGCCTTTGGCTGGCAATCCACACTTCTGACGTCTGGGGAGAGTGTCTACCGCCTGGTGAGCTGGCTGGCATTGCCCTGGTCCTGGGTCATGCCTGATATGTTTGTGCCCACCCTTGAGCAAATAGAAGGCAGTCGGATTGTGCTCAAGGAAGGCATGGCCGGACTTGCCAGCGAACATCTGGCTGCCTGGTGGCCGTTTTTGTGCATGGGGATGATGGTCTATGCGCTTATTCCCAGAGTTGTTTTGGTGGGATTTGCCCATACTGCCAGGACCTTGGCCCTTGCCCGATTTGACTTGTCCCGGCCCGGGTACCAGCGTCTGCTGATGCGGATGCGCTCCCCCCGCATGGGGATGAACATCAAAGAGACCGGAGGTTCCCGGGCTGAGTTCAGAGCGCCTTTGCCCAGACCGGAACCCGCGCCTGTGGTGGAAAAAGATCAATCACCGATTGTTGTGCCTCAACCCCATGCGATTTTAAACACGCCGGAGCCAGAGCCAGAGGCAAAGCCTGAACCTAAAGCTGACGTTAAATCTGAGCCCCGGCCTCCGATTGTATCGGATGAACCCCGTGTCAAAAAGAATACGCCCGGTGCACTTGTGCTTGGATCGGCCATGGGTTTTGAGGAAAATGATATGGAACAGATTCGGGCCGGTCTCGAACAGCAGTTTGGTCTCCATGTTGCCGCTACCGTTGGCATCCATTTTGATTTTGATCAAGACCAGGATCAGATAGCAGCTCATGTCAAGGATTTGGGTCAGGTGCATTTAATCGTGCTTCAGGAGGTCTGGCAGCCGCCCATCCGTGGTCTGCTTTATTATTTTGTTCAAATCCGTGAGACTTTTCCTGATTTACCCCTGTGGATTGTCATGATCCGGACAATGGAGCAGGGTGAGAAAGATGTGGCGCCTTCTGATGTGAATTTCCAGGTGTGGAAGAGTGCCGTAAAGCAGCTCAACGATCCTCTGATGGCCATTGAAAGGTGGATGTCGCTATGA
- a CDS encoding DUF3482 domain-containing protein, whose protein sequence is MMVLPEFAVLGHPNEGKSSVVSTLTEDDRIKVSPVPGETRVSKSYSVTMDDKEIIRFVDTPGFQVPRQTLAWFRKNPGPDMVARFIAEHENNPFFADECELLTPVVNGAGIIYVVDGSRPVREDDLAEMEILRLTGRPRMAVINAKSDTRDNTEAWKEEFRKFFNVIRIFNSNQADFYERIRLLESLKAIDQDIEPLMEGVIQAFNMEWEKRNRMACAYIVHGMEQGLTFSLSRKMKADMDPVTLKENLTREYQEKIRDIEHKMFGHIRSLFRHHLYDYPLPACSILRHDLFSEQTWEMLGLTRTQAATVGAVLGGTLGAVLDAAAAGLTFGVFTAIGSAVGAGSAFMGIRRLAKASSGLGGDRIQVGPNENIQFLYILLDRALLYYTYMSRRAHGRRDLPEAESQFVSKGEKAGISTLLTPKQHRVCMEFFKACRKQSATSGKKYSPAFGLLVASLLEDILKRRINP, encoded by the coding sequence ATGATGGTATTGCCTGAATTTGCCGTTTTAGGGCACCCCAACGAGGGAAAATCCTCGGTGGTGTCCACCCTGACCGAAGACGACCGTATTAAGGTCAGCCCGGTACCCGGTGAAACAAGGGTGTCCAAGTCCTATTCCGTGACCATGGATGACAAAGAGATCATCCGGTTTGTCGATACCCCGGGCTTCCAGGTGCCCCGGCAAACCCTGGCCTGGTTCAGAAAGAATCCCGGACCGGATATGGTGGCAAGGTTCATTGCGGAGCATGAAAATAACCCGTTTTTTGCCGACGAGTGTGAACTCTTGACACCGGTGGTCAATGGGGCAGGCATTATTTATGTGGTGGATGGTTCCCGGCCCGTACGGGAAGATGATCTGGCTGAGATGGAGATTCTGCGGCTTACGGGACGGCCCAGGATGGCCGTTATCAATGCAAAATCCGATACCCGGGATAATACCGAGGCATGGAAGGAAGAGTTCCGCAAATTTTTCAACGTGATTCGGATCTTTAATTCCAACCAGGCCGATTTTTATGAACGCATCCGGCTTCTGGAAAGCCTTAAAGCCATTGATCAGGACATTGAACCTTTGATGGAAGGGGTGATCCAGGCCTTTAACATGGAATGGGAAAAACGTAACCGCATGGCTTGTGCCTATATTGTCCATGGCATGGAACAGGGTTTGACCTTTTCTTTGTCCCGCAAGATGAAAGCCGACATGGATCCCGTGACGCTCAAGGAAAATCTTACCCGGGAATATCAGGAGAAAATCCGGGATATTGAACACAAAATGTTTGGCCACATCCGCTCATTGTTCCGTCATCATCTCTATGATTATCCATTGCCTGCCTGTTCCATTCTCAGGCATGATCTGTTTTCAGAACAGACCTGGGAGATGCTGGGCCTGACCAGAACCCAGGCTGCCACCGTCGGTGCTGTGCTGGGAGGAACTCTTGGGGCGGTGCTGGATGCTGCTGCTGCCGGACTGACCTTTGGTGTTTTTACAGCCATTGGTTCTGCCGTGGGTGCAGGCTCCGCGTTTATGGGGATCCGGCGTCTGGCCAAAGCCTCATCGGGTCTTGGGGGAGACCGGATCCAGGTGGGCCCCAATGAAAATATTCAATTTTTGTACATTCTTCTGGACCGGGCATTGCTCTATTACACCTACATGAGCCGGCGGGCCCATGGCAGGCGTGATCTGCCTGAAGCGGAATCTCAGTTTGTTTCCAAGGGAGAAAAGGCAGGCATATCCACGCTTTTGACACCAAAGCAGCACAGGGTCTGCATGGAGTTCTTTAAAGCCTGCCGGAAGCAAAGTGCAACATCCGGCAAAAAATATTCGCCGGCCTTTGGTCTGCTGGTGGCGTCTTTACTGGAAGATATCCTTAAAAGGCGTATCAATCCCTAA
- the qmoC gene encoding quinone-interacting membrane-bound oxidoreductase complex subunit QmoC, which yields MSTNYLAQPDLGFIAELRSLGGETLKKCYQCATCSVACPIAPENSPFPRKEMIAASWGLKDKLICNGDIWLCHNCGDCTDMCPRGAAPGDVLAAIRSAAITEYATPKSLAKAVNDPSKLPLLLGIPAAWFALLAIITMGFGGTMEKIFHFLFGDALGGRLHWSHAHEGAEHVIAHANFVSTWFVDITFVPLAIFATVVFFLALKRFIVDIHNNAVLEGKTDKTSLDYKALLMSIKNVIPMILKHNKFTQCGSNKNRATPHMMVLFAFIGLFIVTAVCGIMLYVGGYAGPYPQLNPIKWLANIAGVALVIGSGIMIKSRLTNKEQITTYKDWFILGVVFALGLSGMLTEMARLAEIAWLSYFFYWIHLIAIFNLFAFLPYSKMAHIVYRTVAMGYADYANRK from the coding sequence ATGAGTACCAATTATCTTGCCCAACCTGATCTGGGATTCATTGCCGAGCTTAGAAGTCTTGGCGGAGAAACCCTTAAAAAATGTTACCAATGCGCCACATGCTCCGTGGCCTGCCCCATTGCTCCTGAAAACAGCCCCTTCCCCAGAAAGGAAATGATTGCTGCCTCATGGGGTCTTAAAGACAAACTGATCTGCAACGGTGACATCTGGCTGTGTCACAATTGCGGTGACTGCACGGATATGTGCCCCCGTGGCGCAGCTCCCGGTGATGTACTGGCAGCGATCCGCTCTGCAGCCATCACTGAATACGCAACCCCCAAATCCCTTGCCAAGGCTGTAAATGATCCGTCCAAACTGCCGCTTCTGCTTGGGATTCCGGCTGCCTGGTTTGCGCTTCTTGCCATTATCACAATGGGCTTTGGCGGCACCATGGAAAAAATTTTCCATTTCCTGTTCGGTGATGCCCTTGGCGGACGCCTTCACTGGTCCCATGCCCATGAAGGTGCAGAACATGTTATCGCTCATGCCAACTTTGTATCCACCTGGTTTGTGGATATAACCTTTGTTCCCCTGGCTATTTTTGCAACTGTTGTTTTCTTTCTTGCCCTGAAACGCTTCATTGTGGACATTCATAACAATGCGGTTCTTGAAGGCAAAACAGACAAAACCAGCCTTGATTACAAAGCCCTTTTAATGTCTATTAAAAATGTCATACCCATGATATTGAAACATAACAAATTCACCCAGTGCGGATCCAACAAAAATCGCGCCACCCCGCATATGATGGTGCTTTTTGCCTTTATCGGCCTTTTCATTGTAACAGCAGTATGCGGCATCATGCTTTACGTAGGCGGTTATGCCGGTCCTTATCCCCAGCTTAACCCAATTAAATGGCTGGCCAATATCGCAGGTGTTGCCCTGGTCATTGGTTCAGGCATAATGATCAAGAGCAGACTTACCAACAAGGAACAGATCACAACTTATAAAGACTGGTTCATTCTTGGTGTTGTCTTCGCATTAGGCCTTTCCGGTATGCTTACGGAAATGGCCCGCCTGGCTGAAATCGCATGGCTTTCTTATTTCTTTTACTGGATACACCTGATTGCCATCTTCAACCTGTTTGCATTCCTGCCGTACTCAAAAATGGCCCATATTGTTTACCGTACGGTTGCCATGGGCTATGCTGATTACGCCAACAGAAAATAG
- a CDS encoding FAD-dependent oxidoreductase encodes MDKKYGVYICTGCGIGDTLDMEALAGVPDNEGVNCTTHPFLCSKEGVALIQKDIDDGKVNAMVIGACSRRVNFDVFNFPGCIIERANLREGVVWPHSRETYPALTEEQKDDGESFDRIQMKAQDYIKMGMIRLEKVKLPEPYQTQSFSKKVLVIGGGVTGMSAALDAAKAGYQVTIVEKTAALGGYAAKLRAQMPVQPPFETLQAPVVDALVQEVEGNTNIDVRTNCLVARIAGQPGEFTVTMKKPGEKIPFDVPFPLPPEELVDENGKELDAEAAHQKYLKYNEGREDILSLDPNGELYGAVVLAAGWRPDVLKGEAYAHLSVDNPDVVTNDEFELIAAKGKILRPSDGKEAKRVVFIQSAGKDEDDSDFEYAGSVTSMVALKQARYVREDYADGKAYVIYQHMRTPGLQEYFYKAMQQDDGIFMTKGAVTDVTAMSSELMVTAKNTLLGENLVLKADLVVVASGMVPVTKDDPVINLAYRQGPGFRDNDIFGQYADSNYICFPYETQRTGIYAAGTVRRAMTIEESMEDATGAALKAIQCIESANRGMSVHPRSGDLTYPDFFFQRCTQCKRCTVECPFGALDDDARGTPKANPTRCRRCGTCMGACPERIISFADYTIDSIGSQIKAITVPSQDDYSEPPLRFLALVCENDAYPAFDMVGMNRVDYSPDVRVIPVRCLGSVNTIWIKDALAQGLDGVILIGCKHGDDYQCHFVKGSELAEIRVKKIGDALASLALENERVAFAEVAIDDYDKLPQIINDFVEEVDALGPNPFKGF; translated from the coding sequence ATGGATAAAAAATACGGCGTATATATCTGTACAGGCTGTGGTATCGGCGACACACTTGACATGGAAGCGTTAGCAGGTGTCCCCGACAACGAGGGCGTCAACTGCACCACCCACCCCTTCCTGTGCTCCAAAGAAGGTGTGGCACTCATTCAAAAGGACATTGACGATGGCAAGGTAAACGCCATGGTTATCGGCGCTTGTTCCCGCCGGGTGAACTTTGATGTATTTAACTTCCCCGGATGCATTATTGAACGGGCCAATCTAAGGGAAGGTGTGGTATGGCCCCATTCCCGGGAGACCTACCCAGCCCTGACCGAAGAGCAGAAAGATGATGGAGAAAGCTTTGACCGGATCCAGATGAAGGCCCAGGACTATATCAAAATGGGCATGATTCGCCTTGAAAAAGTTAAACTTCCCGAGCCTTACCAGACACAGTCCTTTTCTAAAAAAGTGCTGGTTATCGGCGGCGGTGTAACCGGTATGTCTGCAGCCCTGGATGCTGCCAAAGCCGGTTATCAAGTGACCATTGTAGAAAAAACGGCTGCCCTTGGCGGATATGCAGCCAAACTGCGCGCGCAGATGCCTGTTCAGCCTCCCTTTGAAACCCTTCAGGCACCTGTGGTGGATGCACTTGTCCAGGAAGTTGAAGGCAATACCAACATAGATGTGAGGACCAACTGTTTGGTGGCACGTATTGCCGGCCAGCCGGGTGAATTCACCGTAACCATGAAAAAACCCGGTGAAAAAATTCCCTTTGACGTACCCTTTCCGCTGCCTCCTGAAGAGCTGGTGGATGAAAACGGCAAGGAACTGGATGCCGAGGCTGCCCATCAAAAATACCTGAAATACAATGAAGGCAGAGAAGATATCCTTTCCCTTGATCCGAACGGAGAGCTTTACGGCGCCGTTGTTCTGGCTGCCGGCTGGCGGCCTGATGTCCTGAAAGGCGAAGCATACGCTCATTTGTCCGTGGACAATCCTGACGTGGTCACCAATGACGAATTTGAATTGATTGCAGCCAAGGGTAAAATCCTGCGTCCCTCCGACGGTAAGGAAGCAAAAAGGGTTGTATTTATCCAGTCTGCCGGCAAAGATGAAGACGACAGCGATTTTGAATACGCCGGTTCCGTAACTTCCATGGTGGCTTTGAAACAAGCCCGTTATGTCAGGGAAGATTATGCTGACGGCAAGGCCTATGTTATTTACCAGCACATGAGAACCCCAGGTCTGCAGGAATATTTCTACAAGGCCATGCAGCAGGATGACGGTATTTTCATGACCAAGGGTGCCGTCACCGACGTTACAGCCATGAGTTCAGAACTGATGGTAACAGCCAAAAACACACTGCTTGGTGAGAACCTGGTGCTTAAAGCGGACTTGGTTGTTGTGGCAAGCGGTATGGTTCCGGTCACCAAGGATGACCCGGTTATCAACCTGGCCTACCGCCAGGGCCCCGGTTTCAGGGATAATGATATTTTCGGGCAGTATGCTGATTCGAACTATATCTGCTTTCCTTATGAAACCCAGAGAACAGGTATTTACGCAGCCGGTACCGTCCGCCGGGCCATGACCATTGAAGAGTCCATGGAAGACGCAACCGGTGCAGCACTGAAAGCTATTCAGTGTATTGAAAGCGCCAACCGCGGCATGTCGGTTCACCCCCGTTCCGGTGACTTGACTTATCCGGACTTCTTCTTCCAGAGATGCACCCAGTGCAAACGCTGCACGGTTGAATGCCCCTTCGGCGCCTTGGATGATGACGCCAGAGGAACCCCAAAAGCCAATCCCACCCGTTGCCGCCGCTGCGGCACATGCATGGGTGCCTGCCCGGAACGTATTATCTCCTTTGCCGATTATACCATCGACAGTATCGGTTCTCAGATCAAGGCCATCACTGTTCCGTCTCAGGACGATTATAGTGAACCGCCCTTGCGTTTTCTGGCACTGGTATGTGAAAACGATGCATACCCTGCATTCGACATGGTGGGTATGAACCGTGTGGACTACTCACCGGATGTCCGGGTGATTCCCGTTCGCTGTCTTGGTTCCGTGAACACCATCTGGATCAAGGACGCTTTGGCCCAGGGTCTTGACGGCGTTATCCTCATCGGTTGCAAACACGGCGATGATTACCAGTGCCATTTTGTCAAAGGTTCCGAACTTGCTGAAATCCGTGTGAAAAAGATCGGTGATGCGCTTGCTTCACTGGCCCTTGAAAACGAACGTGTTGCATTTGCGGAAGTCGCCATTGATGACTATGATAAACTGCCCCAGATCATCAACGACTTTGTTGAAGAAGTGGACGCACTTGGCCCGAACCCGTTCAAAGGATTCTAA